A genomic window from Brassica oleracea var. oleracea cultivar TO1000 chromosome C8, BOL, whole genome shotgun sequence includes:
- the LOC106310840 gene encoding uncharacterized protein LOC106310840 → MGECRPLGFLLGLPFALVALVLSLVGAVIWIIGTVLSCLCPCCFCFAALANFAVDLIKLPVKVLRCFTNSIPC, encoded by the exons ATGGGAGAATGTAGGCCTCTTGGTTTCTTATTGGGATTACCATTTGCTCTTGTCGCTCTTGTTCTCTCTTTAGTTGGTGCTGTCATCTGGATCATTGG GACGGTACTGAGTTGTTTATGCCCATGTTGCTTTTGTTTTGCTGCGCTGGCCAACTTCGCTGTGGATCTCATCAAACTCCCTGTCAAAGTCCTCCGTTGCTTCACCAACTCCATCCCTTGTTAA